The Peptacetobacter hiranonis DNA window TTACCCCCACATATTGTTTAAATATTCTATAAAAAACAACCTCAGAAGAGAATCCTGAGTGAGTAGCTATATATGAAAGAGACATATCCTCGTATAAAAGAGCACTTGCTGCTATATTTACTCTTACCCTATTTAAAGTTTGGATAAAATTGTAGCCACTTATATTTCTCAACTCTCTATTTAATGTAGTGGCATTGGAATCAAAGATTTTAGCAACCTTTTCTGCTGTTAAGTCTTTTCCAAAATATTCACTTATATATAGTATAGCATTCCAGCCAAGTGGCTTTGGAGAAGGTTCTTCTTTTGCAAATACCCTCATACTATGGTCTATGAATATTTTTGAAAGCTCACCTAAAATAGATACTTTTATTAAAGAGCTTCCAGGGTCATAAAAGTCATCAAATTCCTCAAAGTCATCAAAAAGATCATATACTCTTTCTAAGAACTTTCCCTCTAGATATACAACGGGTGTAGCATCCATTATTGCATCTATAGTTGTAGGAGTTGGTTCTCTAAACGTTAAAAATGAAGATAGCGGATAATCATAAACGCATATCTTCAATTCAAGTGGCTCATCAGATTCACATTTTATAGTAAAGGTATGGTATGATTGTAGCCATAAAAATGCACCAACTTTTAATTTAAACTCTACTCCGTTGATAATAATAGAACCATATCCTTGTTTGACCAAAACAAAGAGAGATTCATTTTCAGAAGTTGGAGGAGTAATATCGTTTATGTGATAAGTTTGCATTCTAAGATACTTATCTTTATCAACATAAACGGAATGGACAGGTCTACCGCAAATTGATTTTGATTTTGGTATTTCTTTCATTCAAAATATCTCCTTTCCTTTATTTAGCTGTATTAAAATTTATAAAAAATTTTCATTGTTAATAAAAAAATATTCTTTGTTAGTATTATAGCATAATTTATAAAAATAATGATAATGTTTTAATATTGAAATAATAAATATGTAAAAAGGTTGGAAATTTATTTAAAAATGACCAGAGATAAAAAGCTCAGGTCATTTTTTTTATTATTACAAGTAATTTGAAAAAAATATATGAAATGAATGGAGAAAATATAACTGAGATACATTTGATAATGAAAAAAACATTTATCGAAATTGTAAATAGACTCATTGTTATAATTAATAAATATTTATTATGGCATAGTTGTTAAAATTATACCCTAAAGAAACGTTTCCTCAAAAAGTGGGTTATAAAATAAATGTTTTTTGACGAAAGATGTGATTTTATTTGTACCCCTTTTGTATAAAGATTAAACAGTATTTTTGTATAAATATATTGTATACAGTATAGAGAATGTCGATGTAAAAAAGTATATAAAAGTAAATAATAATCAAAAAAACTAGTTTTAATTATTAAAAATGATAAAAAATATTAATAAAATAAAGAGTCAAAAATACTTGTTAGTTAAATCACAGATTTTGTCTAAGTATAGATTAGGTTTTGTATTTGAAAAGGTCATCTATAGTGTTGTAAGAAAGCGAGTTATTAGCACATATTGTATCTCAAAAAAATGTTAAGATAATATCAAGATAGGGCGATAAAGAAAAAA harbors:
- a CDS encoding helix-turn-helix domain-containing protein — protein: MKEIPKSKSICGRPVHSVYVDKDKYLRMQTYHINDITPPTSENESLFVLVKQGYGSIIINGVEFKLKVGAFLWLQSYHTFTIKCESDEPLELKICVYDYPLSSFLTFREPTPTTIDAIMDATPVVYLEGKFLERVYDLFDDFEEFDDFYDPGSSLIKVSILGELSKIFIDHSMRVFAKEEPSPKPLGWNAILYISEYFGKDLTAEKVAKIFDSNATTLNRELRNISGYNFIQTLNRVRVNIAASALLYEDMSLSYIATHSGFSSEVVFYRIFKQYVGVTPVEYRKQIINHNEDKVYRGMIMSTSLMQILNHAYDNFSSSVDLKDASKSLFLSESTIRNIIFDRFGTNYKYIIFFNRIRHSEALLLTTDLPILDIAINVGFNCSRSFSRAFNKFHNMTPSEYRNKYRGVNRDE